The window AATACGGACAAAGAAAGATCCCTCTGTGAGTCTTATGAGCAGAGCACAGACGGCAGCTCTGTGTTGTCAGTATTTTCCGTCGGCGTGATTTTAAAACTCACCATTTAGGTGGACCCGTGGTTGGTGTGGCTCGTATGCTTCACAGGCGGGAGGACTGGGATCCTCGGCCAGATACAGCGCCTCAGACCTAAAGCACAAGTTAAAACCAATTGGCACGGATGGACTTTTAcaataaagaaaaggaaacgaGGAAATTTAAAAGCTAAAGTCTTGATTTTGACCTGGGCGAGTAGAGGGCCGGAGGGGACAGCAGCAGTTGGGGGGAGACAGGCGGGGGCACCACTTCGGGGGTGAGCGTCACAGCGTCCAGTGTTTGGGAGGCGCACAGCATCTGGTTCACGCTGGTGTGGATGGGCTGAGGCCAGGCGTTTCCCAGCGACTCCTCGGCAGCCGTCGCCTGCGTCTCCTCCTGCGTCTCTCTGAGCGGTGCCTCCCTGCACGGCTCGAAGTCGCAGTcctgctccttctcctgctcttcttcttcttcttcctccggATCGGCCGAGGTCACCGCTTCCACGTCGTCCGGCTGTGACATGGCGGAGCTGTACATGGACTCCCCCAGAGGCCGGCTGGTGTCGAAGCAGTCCGGGAGGACGATGATGTAATCGTCACAGGAAGAGATGGACGACGTCTGGCTGCTGACCTGAGACACAGCAGGTGGAGATGAATAATTAAAACTCCTAGAAATACAATAGCAGAAAAACGTGTACACAACAGCCGACTGGACTTTTATGGCTTTTACCAAGAAGTGAATCTGGGCGGTCATGTTTCATCTGGCAGAATGTGTCATTAGCTTTCAATTAAGACTGGTCAAGGGTTGACACCAATCATAGCTTAGCATGTTGCAGGTTTGCTACAATGAGaatgtgttcgaaaccgcctacaaCTCCCAccactcctactaactttaacttattttaagttcccggatgcatactagattcgctgaaatgttgggtatgcatcatgaggttactacgcgtactcaaactacccaagatgcaacgtaacgtgacgtcgccgatcgtcatttcctgtcaaaacggcagtttcaagctagctacaacgagggtaggttcacttcctgttttcaaaacaaaagcaccaattgtatcgtaatggctttccctgtgataaaaggcaacgggtattttattttgtgaaaataacaggaagtgcgttgctcactgcggctagctttagtagcgccgaattcatctgaacaaaattgtaaatagccggtattttggcaggttttcaacacgttggggatctaaacgactactttctcgcctgaaaatgtttcaaatgttgccaaagtttacagagtttagagcttaagcgaaatcagcttcagaccggctgatttcggctcgggcaggagcgaaatgcattgtgggtaaatgctctgcatactgtctgatcgatcagtatgccgtatgtagtatgtagtatgtggtttcaaacacagcctaaGACTTCAAAGAGGAGCGGCTTTGAGGCACACAGTATGTTGCTAGGATGGGCTACAGGTAAATCAGAGTACCTGTGAGCCGCATGGATGTATTaaatctagggctgggcaacgattaaaatgtttaatctaattaatcacatgatttccctgattaatcgcatttgtacgcaaaatccaaaaatgaatccaaaggtagtgtacagcttttagcatttagttttattttaaatgtgctgccatatgaatgaaagtgccataacatttgttgtgcaaacacacttttaacatcagcatctttctgtagtttttatgtagaagcctcgctccactgtctgtttccttgaatgacttgctgctatcagttgtgtgttttgcctttaagtgatattttagactggaactactacgctgagaagacaattcaacttggctgtaaatgcaggagtttttttttttaaatttattttgaaatacgtgcttttatgttgaaacaagtaaaacaggaagtagcgccggttagctccgtgagcttcacacagagaccgaggagcacctgtagcggtgatgttacctgctagtttatttttattttattactccatgcttcgtggtgtttgctgtaactgtgtgaatgtgatgcattcaacagacttttacaataataaaacctgcgttaatgcgcgataaaatatttattagagttaaataattaacaagttaacgcgataataacgagttaactcgcccagctctaaTTAAAACCTATTACAGTTTCAGACTGGTAAACTTCCTTCCTGGTGATCCTAAACTAACTACTGCCATGAATGTTGAAGGTTGAGATCCAAGCAGACCAGCTTGTTTCTGAGACTCACCTCATCCCAATCTTCTCCTCTGGCTCCAACCTCCTCTTTCTCATCCTGATCATCCCTCATAGTTTGCAGCGCATGCAAAAGTTCTTTGTCCTCATTGTCGTCATGTGATCTGACCTGCTGGTTTTCCTTCTCTGGTTCCAGCAGGAgaacttgcaaagtgaagatCAACAACATGAAGATATTTCAccagaaatttaaaaaagaggaaCTAGTTGAGAAAAAGAATCAGATACGAAATGAGCGAACTCACCTGGTCTCATGTCCTCTAACTGGGTGACCTGGTTCAGGCCCGTGTTGGCGGGCAGAGGTGAACCCTCGTCATTTCCTTTTTGGGATTTTTCTGCCTTCTCAGCCTCTGCTGCTCTCCCAGAGCAGACGTTTGGACCCCGGGAAACAACTGGAAATGTTTGATGGgagaaaaaacataaaacatagaGCATGATGTGAGTTAAGCAACAGTTTGGGACGTCGACAGCCAGGTGGGGCGACGTGGCTCCTCACCCTGCGGTTTGTGGCTGCTGAGCTGGGCCCTGCGCAGAGGCCTGTGGTCGGGGGCTTCCTCCAGCGTCAGGGAGCGGATGACCGTCTCACAGAGGAACTGAGCTCCACTGATCTCCtcgtctctctcctcctcctgcgTTACAGGCTCCAACGCCTCCTTCTGCTGCCTCAGTTGAACTCCTTCGTGAAATTTGACAAACATTCAAAGTTAAAACAGATTTCAGCAACCTGCAGGTGGaaacttcagcttcagcttgAAGAGGACTCCTGATAAATACTcagagaaatatatatataaaggacacaATTCTCCAtgaacagaggtgggtagtaacgagttacatttacttgagtaagtttttgaaaacttctaggagtagttttaaatctctatactttttactttaacttgagtagatgtgtgcagcagaaactgtcctcttactccgctacattaggctgcaatgagctggttacttttcttcttacctctttggtattctacgcctcattatttttatccccctgcgtacgcctcattttaatgttttattctgacagagagagagagacttccgccaaaggctctaccacctgactgtgttccaccaatcagacgtagccgtgcagtctggtcacgtgaccatactcaatctcagcggcgggacgggttagctttacagtttacagtcgtagcaaacaaacaaagaaacagatgaaaaatgtcagaatcaacggtgggaaatgaagacgcagacgaggcctcatactgaaagcatgtttaccttacaaagagtgagaaacagcagctacattatgtgtcttctgtgtcaaccaaaacaaacgcacatttcagcagaaactcaacatctaacttgaggaaacatgtagcggtaagtttcctaaattcctgctatgcgctcgatttcattctcactgcaaagtcagcctggaaaccaccgcccttatttttgccagagtttgggaaccaatcacagaacgggggggggcggcagcaagacgatgacgacgtctatgcgctacaccgaagcttgtagagtgttaatccaacatgacagcggacacaacgttaccgttcgatgcagccttagaaagtgtttcggagtagattcaccctggggtcatttgaaccgtgtcatccagccaagtagcccacccgaagtttttccgatattggctgaacatcagctgagttactgagttatcccgaatagcttcgtacaagcgctaacggaccctggcagtatctccaaaattaccacactaaaatcacatgccatgacaccaaacttctacagtagtacaaatatggtctgtactcacaaaacgatgcatttggaagtttgtacatagtccaggagtttattatcatcaacacaagcctgatagcttttctgctgctaaagctacgttgacgtcacttctgggagctgggagcttcaaagtaagatgagggttgatctactactgtaggcaacaaagcaaggctgcacaatttctccattattaaaataaattcacaactctacaacataaaaattcatgtagaatatagcatataggcctactttgttgtcaatttaagtagcttagagcgcaagtttacttttattttccaattttttcttcctcgtcgaatttctgtcgtcttctggtataagtgatacaattggctatgaatcgcgcgcaaagcagcatgggaagaacctgacgtcatttgatagacattcgtagcgcccaataaacggctctaggcattcgtaaaccacgcctcaaatacgagaaaatgcacacctagttcccagaccaccatctcatcgacatgtggacgcgtcagccaggctacatggataggtgaatgtttgttttttaggttacatatgggttacatatgttttaaacatttcataagtctcttttatttttttttattgaagtacttgaatttacccagattattttaatttaagctattttgtaattaattaattaatttaaatttattttatcaattggatgaactctaatttgcctaaagatgattatttagtatttttgtctgattgaatgcttgtgttaacaaataaatcagacgttactcaacagttactcagtacttgggtagttttttcaccaagcacttttttactcttactcaagtaattatttggatgactagtttttacttgagtcatattattctgaagtaacagtacttttactggagcacaatttttggctactctacccacctctgtctaCGAATCGACTGCTCTCACCAAAAAGTTTTATGACTCCAGAGGCCTCTGCGTCGTCTTTCATCTGTGACGTGACGGACTTCTCCGACACCGGGGCATCGTGAGGAAGGGGGGAGATGCAGGGCGTCAAATCTAGAAATAAGAAGAAGCAAAGCAGAAACACTCCTCATGTATTTTTgatttaaatgcatttaatcATTCGTGAAGTCAAACGAAAGCGTCGACTGCGACTCACCCACAGGAGTGTTGTTTGGAACCTTTTCCAGTTCTTGCACAATATTTATATCCAGCAACTCAAATGAAAGTAGAtcctaaaaaaaaccaaacagcaGATGAGGAACTGTTAATGCTGAACTCCTAATTCAGCTGCAGTGTATTATCTTTATCAGTTATTGTTGCGTCACACGACAGATTCGGTCTCATTCGTCTTTTTTATCCCGCCTCAGTTGAAAATCTCTCCTCACCACAGCGAACATGGACGAAAATAAAAAGCAGGGCAGATGTTTTACCCCCGCAAAAAAGCGCTCTCATCGGGATGAAGTCGCTTTGAGAGCCCCCGGTGTTTTTGTGGGGGCTGGTTTGTAATGTTTTCTGACTCATTTCGACCTCTTTGGGTCTCTCTTTGGGTCAGAATGCTCCCTCACAACATTATTCACATTGTTGAATGTCAGCGCTTTTTCAATGCGTGCACCTGTGCGGTCAGCAGGTCGACTGAAGGAAAGTAGTAGTCTTCTTGGGGGAGGTCTACAGTGAAGGCAAACCCATGGTCCTTGGATTTTACCTCCTTCTCCGCTGGCTTCACCTCCTCCTTCTGAAGCACAAACAGGAATTGTGTCATTAGGATCCCTTCAGTCTTCATTCAAACAATTAAATCAGTGAACTACCTTATCAGCCAAATACAGCAGATGCTTATTTTATGCCGTTTTTATACGTACAGACTTTAAATCTCATTTTGTTTGACCTAAAACATCACAACAAAGACTCCTGTGTACATTCACTGCGGCAGGAAACAAACACAGGATGAAGTCTAAATGAATTCAGAAGAACAATGTCCCATTATTTCAGATAATCTGTTTTAAGAGCCGTaacagtttcctttttttttccattttgacccCGGAAGATGGAGCTTTTGTTTGAGCACTGACCTTAGTCACTCACAAACTTTTAGTTGCAAATAATTTGGTCTTGTTACCAAAGATAAATCTGTCAATTATTGACCGTCTTACTGAATTATTACAAGCAGCAAAACAACTCATTTTGTAAACTGGTCTGATTAAATAATTGATAGAAGAAACTGAATCATGATCCACCAATTAACTTAAAGACCCACAGTGCTGTGCAAAGGTCTTAAGCCACCCTCATTTCTTTACTGATTGCCAGAAAATAAATGAAGTATATGCAGTTATTTACTGAAACATGTATAAACATAGACAGAAATACAGTTAGGACTACTTTTTTCCTTTAATGCAACCCTCtcagaccagctttctgtcctttctttaaggagtcttcaggaatagttctccaggcttcttgaaggacatcccaaagctcttctttggatgtgggctgccttttgttccgttctctgccaacatgatcccacactgcttcagtaatgttgagctccaggctctggggaggattcatccctccatcagacctgctgccactgattttcagcccacttcttgtgtcctttggcacagctcagccttttctccctgtttcccttccttaagaacggcttcctgacagccacccttccatggagcccatttctgatgaggcttggcccaacagcagatggatcagctgaaggtccagatgcatctctcaggccctgtgtcaggtctttgctggattttttcctctcactttcagatcctgttcatctgctgtagatagttctttaggcctgacacttcttcttttgtcctccacttgtccagtttcctcaaatgttttaaggacacgctgcacaccatgctgagatatgccaagttttcagctaacagctctttgggaatcaccttgttgctgcagaaatcctgttttctgtctgtcagactgtgttatctttgctgtttttccatataagtggcttaaaaaaaataaatcaaacaaacaaaaacacacattccTCCTGAAAATAGTCAGGTGCAGGTGACcggactgaaaatgagtaaaaaaaaagaaaaaagcagccgATGTCCAAGGAAAAACTTAGGAAAAAGATTCacaaagcctggagaactattgatgAAGACCAccttaaaagattacaagaaagtctggctgcttggaagctaAATATAAAGAAGTGAGGGCTGGAACAAGGCGCTCGCACAGGTCTGTGGATGGAAACTGTTTCAGCTGTAGAGGGTGTCACTGGATAGCAGACTTGCCAGTCGTTTGCTTTGGTGCCCGGGAGCGTTGCGGCTGTCGCCAGGTTCGACCACGATGCTGCACCAGACACGCGGGCCAAACTGACACCCACAGTGCGCCAGCCGCCAGTGGGAGGTGTACGTCCCCTCCATCACGGGAGCAACAAACGCCACACTGACCACTCCCACTTGTCCAGGCAGCAGCAGGGGCACCGGCacctccctcctctcctctgaCGCCAAGCCGAGGTTTCCCCACATGAACACTAGCTGGGTGCacgtacacacatacacaaaacacaaaataggAATACACATGCGAAAAGGCACAAAGACGAGAACATGCAACCAGAGTCGCGCAACTTAAAAGAAATCCACCCGCTCAATCCACCACACTCATCCAACGACAAAGACTTCAAAAAAGTAAAACCAAAATACGGGTTTAACCCAATTAAATCagaaaaatctgccacaaaatgGGCATTAGTGGTGTAAGGCTGAATAAGAAATCTTAGCTGGTGTTAGTGgataagaagaagaaatgagTTGAGAGGGGACTCAAAGTGGAAGAGAAGCAGGGGGCAAACAGAGTGTGGACCCTGGCCTTTCGACGAGTGGGAGGGGTACCTTAGTCTCTGAGGTCCAGCTGATAGTGCCCGAGTTCCTCATCTTCCAGTATTTGATGAACTTGGTACCAGGTTCCAGACGGGTGCCGTCAGGCAGA of the Odontesthes bonariensis isolate fOdoBon6 chromosome 23, fOdoBon6.hap1, whole genome shotgun sequence genome contains:
- the nbr1a gene encoding NBR1 autophagy cargo receptor a isoform X3, with product MGLPVTIKVNFRGNVKRFLAQDLDKLEWESVEAWIKASFGINHFQVKYFDEDNEEICINSQDEYEEAIKSAEKQGNQLHMNVYKMKGQACGGPLKTEVKELKGDLRPAPPYPSRVKTVDKGTQVTPEREAAAVRDNKGNKPEDEPPPMWFRSYMDKFKDEVVKEVVERMCNDFSGQCCTHKSSDGLLEASGGPVGPRPGPSTSNGSLGYTPNCSSCNKLTSEGAYKCSVCPSCILCEMCRHSHDPSHNLVRTKTPLSIPEHGMSGELRGPGVSHTSLVPTMAALFLDENLPDGTRLEPGTKFIKYWKMRNSGTISWTSETKLVFMWGNLGLASEERREVPVPLLLPGQVGVVSVAFVAPVMEGTYTSHWRLAHCGCQFGPRVWCSIVVEPGDSRNAPGHQSKRLKEEVKPAEKEVKSKDHGFAFTVDLPQEDYYFPSVDLLTAQDLLSFELLDINIVQELEKVPNNTPVDLTPCISPLPHDAPVSEKSVTSQMKDDAEASGVIKLFGESSRFVDRGVQLRQQKEALEPVTQEEERDEEISGAQFLCETVIRSLTLEEAPDHRPLRRAQLSSHKPQVVSRGPNVCSGRAAEAEKAEKSQKGNDEGSPLPANTGLNQVTQLEDMRPVLLLEPEKENQQVRSHDDNEDKELLHALQTMRDDQDEKEEVGARGEDWDEVSSQTSSISSCDDYIIVLPDCFDTSRPLGESMYSSAMSQPDDVEAVTSADPEEEEEEEQEKEQDCDFEPCREAPLRETQEETQATAAEESLGNAWPQPIHTSVNQMLCASQTLDAVTLTPEVVPPPVSPQLLLSPPALYSPRSEALYLAEDPSPPACEAYEPHQPRVHLNVSSGLSRSAGSASSAFETYTPRPSNALQPRGQGGITEGLVKGALSVAASAYKALFTGPNCSIQRGIDPATRHDPSMMAMLLEMGFKDQRLNQQLLRKHGYSLLHTVNELVQMAEDSQGEAVDALH
- the nbr1a gene encoding NBR1 autophagy cargo receptor a isoform X2, which encodes MGLPVTIKVNFRGNVKRFLAQDLDKLEWESVEAWIKASFGINHFQVKYFDEDNEEICINSQDEYEEAIKSAEKQGNQLHMNVYKMKGQACGGPLKTEVKELKGDLRPAPPYPSRVKTVDKGTQVTPEREAAAVRDNKGNKPEDEPPPMWFRSYMDKFKDEVVKEVVERMCNDFSGQCCTHKSSDGLLEASGGPVGPRPGPSTSNGSLGYTPNCSSCNKLTSEGAYKCSVCPSCILCEMCRHSHDPSHNLVRTKTPLSIPEHGMSGELRFPRRGDRTVRKAERQRLKAERRQLRAEVKEIKKKLRLEKRGLQWSGPSTSGRANLTSMASASTQVPALPPPAASETASGPATVHGPIPAPVPDPQASSPEGPGVSHTSLVPTMAALFLDENLPDGTRLEPGTKFIKYWKMRNSGTISWTSETKLVFMWGNLGLASEERREVPVPLLLPGQVGVVSVAFVAPVMEGTYTSHWRLAHCGCQFGPRVWCSIVVEPGDSRNAPGHQSKRLKEEVKPAEKEVKSKDHGFAFTVDLPQEDYYFPSVDLLTAQDLLSFELLDINIVQELEKVPNNTPVDLTPCISPLPHDAPVSEKSVTSQMKDDAEASGVIKLFGVQLRQQKEALEPVTQEEERDEEISGAQFLCETVIRSLTLEEAPDHRPLRRAQLSSHKPQVVSRGPNVCSGRAAEAEKAEKSQKGNDEGSPLPANTGLNQVTQLEDMRPVLLLEPEKENQQVRSHDDNEDKELLHALQTMRDDQDEKEEVGARGEDWDEVSSQTSSISSCDDYIIVLPDCFDTSRPLGESMYSSAMSQPDDVEAVTSADPEEEEEEEQEKEQDCDFEPCREAPLRETQEETQATAAEESLGNAWPQPIHTSVNQMLCASQTLDAVTLTPEVVPPPVSPQLLLSPPALYSPRSEALYLAEDPSPPACEAYEPHQPRVHLNVSSGLSRSAGSASSAFETYTPRPSNALQPRGQGGITEGLVKGALSVAASAYKALFTGPNCSIQRGIDPATRHDPSMMAMLLEMGFKDQRLNQQLLRKHGYSLLHTVNELVQMAEDSQGEAVDALH
- the nbr1a gene encoding NBR1 autophagy cargo receptor a isoform X1 yields the protein MGLPVTIKVNFRGNVKRFLAQDLDKLEWESVEAWIKASFGINHFQVKYFDEDNEEICINSQDEYEEAIKSAEKQGNQLHMNVYKMKGQACGGPLKTEVKELKGDLRPAPPYPSRVKTVDKGTQVTPEREAAAVRDNKGNKPEDEPPPMWFRSYMDKFKDEVVKEVVERMCNDFSGQCCTHKSSDGLLEASGGPVGPRPGPSTSNGSLGYTPNCSSCNKLTSEGAYKCSVCPSCILCEMCRHSHDPSHNLVRTKTPLSIPEHGMSGELRFPRRGDRTVRKAERQRLKAERRQLRAEVKEIKKKLRLEKRGLQWSGPSTSGRANLTSMASASTQVPALPPPAASETASGPATVHGPIPAPVPDPQASSPEGPGVSHTSLVPTMAALFLDENLPDGTRLEPGTKFIKYWKMRNSGTISWTSETKLVFMWGNLGLASEERREVPVPLLLPGQVGVVSVAFVAPVMEGTYTSHWRLAHCGCQFGPRVWCSIVVEPGDSRNAPGHQSKRLKEEVKPAEKEVKSKDHGFAFTVDLPQEDYYFPSVDLLTAQDLLSFELLDINIVQELEKVPNNTPVDLTPCISPLPHDAPVSEKSVTSQMKDDAEASGVIKLFGESSRFVDRGVQLRQQKEALEPVTQEEERDEEISGAQFLCETVIRSLTLEEAPDHRPLRRAQLSSHKPQVVSRGPNVCSGRAAEAEKAEKSQKGNDEGSPLPANTGLNQVTQLEDMRPVLLLEPEKENQQVRSHDDNEDKELLHALQTMRDDQDEKEEVGARGEDWDEVSSQTSSISSCDDYIIVLPDCFDTSRPLGESMYSSAMSQPDDVEAVTSADPEEEEEEEQEKEQDCDFEPCREAPLRETQEETQATAAEESLGNAWPQPIHTSVNQMLCASQTLDAVTLTPEVVPPPVSPQLLLSPPALYSPRSEALYLAEDPSPPACEAYEPHQPRVHLNVSSGLSRSAGSASSAFETYTPRPSNALQPRGQGGITEGLVKGALSVAASAYKALFTGPNCSIQRGIDPATRHDPSMMAMLLEMGFKDQRLNQQLLRKHGYSLLHTVNELVQMAEDSQGEAVDALH